CACTCCAGCAACTTGTCCCGCAACAGTAAACTCACTTTTTGCCCAATCGCCCATAAACTGCATGGCAGCTTGGCCATGGATGAGCTTTGCCGTGGCGCTACTCCATTCTGCGGCGCTATGTGGGCTGGTATAGGCTTTTAGTCGTTTGAGCATGCTCAGGGCCTGTAGCATCGTTGGGCTGCTTAAAGCAGCCGCATCTAGCTCTATAAAGGCCTTACGATAGAAGTCGGCCCCACCTATGCCCAAGGCTAGCGATTCAAACAGCGTGGCAACTTGCCAGCCTTGCTGCCCAACGGAGAGTGGGGTTATGCCAGCTTTTTGTAGTAGCTTGGCGGTGGCAATGAATTCATCCCAAGTTTTGGGAACTTTTGCACCGCTTTTATCCAATAAATGCTTATTGATCCAGAGCGTATTTACCCGTGAAATTCCAAGCGGCACAGCAACATACTGGCCTTTGTATTGCACCATTTCATTAAGAATAGGGGGGAGTAATTTGTTCCAGCTTTGCTCGGTGGCCAGCTGGCTAATATTAGCCAGCTTATCGCCCCAAGCTTGAATTTTGATTCCACCAATGGTCGCGGCTAATGGCGGATTGCCTGCGTTTATCCGCTGTTGTAAGACCGACATGGCGTTTTCACCTGCGCCACCCATCACTGCAAAATCTTGCCACTGTAAGTTTTGGCTCTCTAGTTGTTGTTTGGCCGCCTGAACTGCGCTTGCCTCGCCAGGGGATGTCCACCAATGCAGTATCTCTACGTTTTTAGCGTGGAGAGGGCTGCTAAAAAAAACAGCGAGCAGCAGGCCGCTACGATACTTTGGATTGGAAAACTTGCGCAGCGGCTTATTCACTTGCAGGAGCCAGTACAGTGCGATTGCCATTGGTTTCCATGCCACTCACTAGTCCAGAGGCTTCCATCTGCTCAATCAGCCTTGCTGCCCGGTTATAGCCTATGCGCAATTGCCGCTGTACCGATGAGATGGATGCTCGGCGGCTTTTTAGCACAAAGGCCACGGCTTCATCGTACAGCGGGTCGCTTTCGTTATTGCTTTCACTGTTGCCACCACCCGCTGCGGCTTCTGCCTCAAAGCCTCCATTTAAGATGCCATCGATATAGTTAGGCTCGCCCTGCTGCTTCAGGTTTTCCACCACTTGGTGCACTTCGTTGTCATCCACAAACGCACCATGCACGCGCAGTGGGTAGCCGCTGCCAGGCGGTAAGAACAGCATATCGCCTTGCCCTAGCAATGCTTCTGCGCCCATCTGGTCAAGAATAGTGCGGCTATCAATTTTGCTGGAGACTTGAAACGCCAGCCGAGTTGGGATATTGGCTTTAATTAGGCCGGTAATTACATCCACGGAAGGGCGCTGGGTTGCCAGAATTAAGTGGATACCGGCCGCACGGGCTTTTTGTGCCAGCCGCGCAATCAGCTCTTCAATCTTCTTGCCTGCCACCATAATCAGGTCGGCAAATTCATCTACCACCACCACAATAAAGGGCAGGTGCTCTAAGCGCTCAGGATCTTCCGGCGTAAGCGTGAATGGATTAGTGAGTGGTTTACCGGCTTTTTCGGCTTCACGTATTTTCTGGTTGTAGCCCGCAAGATTACGCACGCCAAAGGTGCTCATTAGGCGGTAGCGTTTTTCCATTTCTGCCACGCACCAGTTCAACGCGTTGGCGGCCAGCTTCATATCGGTAACTACCGGCGCTAATAGATGAGGAATCCCTTCATAAACCGATAATTCCAGCATTTTTGGGTCGATCATAATAAAGCGCACTTCGTTGGCGGTGGCTTTGTAAACCAGACTTAAAATCATGGCATTTACACCCACGGATTTACCCGATCCGGTGGTCCCAGCTACCAGCATATGTGGCGCTTTGCCAAGATCAGTCACAATTGGCTTGCCTGTGATGTCTTTACCTAATGCAATGGTCAACTTGCTACCCATAGCGTGATACGGCTCGGAGGAGAGAATCTCTGATAAACGAATGATTTGGCGGCTTGGATTAGGCAGCTCTAGGCCCATACACGTTTTATCTGGGATGGTTTCCACCACCCGAATCGAGACCAAGCCTAAGGCTCGGGATAAATCTTTCATCAGGTTCACAATTTGTGAGCCTTTTACCCCAACCGCAGGCTCGATTTCGTAACGGGTAATTACGGGGCCTGGATAGGCGGCAATGACTTTGACTTCAACATTAAAGTCGGCGAGTTTTTTCTCGATCAATCTGGAGGTGAATTCCAGTGTGTCCTTGCTAATGGTTTCTTTAGCAGGCGGCGCTGGGGTCAATAGCTTGATTGATGGCAGGGCTTGATTGCCGGTAATCAGCGGTAGGTCTTCAGCATTAAATAGCGGCACTTGCGTGGCTTTTTGCTGCTCTTCTTGGGCTTTTTTGCTAAGGGGCTTGGGCACTGCGGGGGCTTCGCTATGTGTGGCTTCAATCCGCACGGGTGCTTTTTCTTCAAAGCGTTTTTTCTCTGAAGTCACTTTCTCACTACGGATTACCGTGGCTTCTCGGCCAATTTTTCTATCTTGATAGGCTTGGATGGCATCCTGTGTTTTAAGGAAAGCTAGCTCAATTGCCGTGCCTAGGTTCTCCATTAAGTGTAGCCAAGAAAGCCCTGTGAATAGCGACACGCCGATGCATAGTGTCGCCACTAAAAATAATGTTGAGCCAGAAAAACCAAAGCTTAAATATAGCCAGCCCCCTAAGGACACGCCGAGAATGCCGCCAGGGGCTTGGGGGAGTGCAGCCGTGAGGCTATGCAGCCGCAAGGCTTCAAAGCTAGAGCTGGATAAAATAATTAATAAAAAACCAATGCAGGCAAACAATACGGTAGGGCGAGCACCATCGCTTACATGATCGATGCGGCGATAGCCCCATAAAATGGCTGAGAAACAAAAGCCTACCCACCACCACGCCGAAAAGCCAAATAAATAAAGCAATACATCGGCAATCCACGCACCTACGGCTCCGCCACGGTTATGAATTTCTGGCCGAGTGGCGCTGTGCGACCAGCCAGGATCAAAGGGGCTATAGGTACTCAGAACAAGCACCAGATAAATGACCAGAACAACCAGAATAAACCACCATGATTCGCGTAATAAAATGGCGATTTGCGGCGGTAAGGCGGCGCGGCTAGAGACATTCGCGACGTTTTTTTTACGAAATATGGCCATTTGGACTGATGCTACTCAATAGATATGGGACTAATTATAGCGGCAACATCCTACAAACAGCAGTGGGCTACTGCATTTGGGTAATAAACCATAATATAAGGGGGATGGGCGTGCTGCATTTTGTGCAGTCTTTTAAAGCGTTACCCTGATGAAATTACGGAGGGTACTGCATGCCGTGCTCATAAAGGGCCTGTAAATTTTTTTGTGTAAATGCCTTTGGAATGACTGGTGGCCGTTCAGCCGGTCACCAAATTTGATAACGAAATGATTCAGCGCCATCCGCTAGTTTTGAATTGGCATCGTTTATTTCTTTGAAGCCTGTTCGATCGCAAGGTGAATTATGCCACCCAGCGTTGCATTTAACTGTTTGAATTCACGAGCGATTTCTACAAGCCCCTCCCTCCCCCTAGTAGTAAGATTAAATCTTTAGTTCTCAGAGTGAAAATTCTAGTTGTATCGCACGCAAATCGTGAAGAATTAATGCACTCAAAATGGTGACTGTCAGATCATGTCTGAACTTCTACAACATTACGATTAGTACGCGTCCCATTACGTACTTTTATTTGACTTACTTATAGTTAAATATCTTCGATGTGATGAAAAATTTTTGATTTATATTATTAGTATTTTCAATACGCTTTTTTAAAAGAATTAGTTATGCCTACAAATTTATGTATGACGCCCCTAGTCAATTTATATGAATGAATTACAAGCTCGCTATCTTAGGTGAATACTACTCTCATGCCATCCGTACAATGTAATCTGCTTATTCGCGAATTATTTCAATACCTCGAGCTTCCTGTCGATCACGATGCCATATTTGGAGATTTCGTTGGCCTGCTGGTCGATGGCCGCTACAGTATTTTTTTTGAAAGCATTGCACCGGATACCTTGCTACTGGAAGTCAATCTTGGCAGCTACCCTGAGGAAGATCTCGCTTTCAGCCATCTTTGCCTGAAACACAATCAGATCAGTTCTGACCACTATCAGCCCATCATCTCGCTCACTGAGGATCAGCAGCTTGTCTGCTGGCTCAAGCTCTCACTACCAGTGCCCGATTTATCTGCCTTATTGAGCGCATTTGACGCATTACTGGTACTTGTCGAAACGCTAATAACAGCATCTACACACAGCTACTTTCCTGAAGAAAAAAACAAGCTGTGGCTGACTTCAGCCTATTGATCAGGCATCTCACCTCATTGCAAAGGAAATACGGTTATGCCCCTGTCACTTAATTTTAGTCCTAGAAAACTTTTTTGCTGCATTAGCGATTCGAGTGTCGCTTCGTCTAATGCCAACGAACCGCCTTCAGCGTCTTATCGGGGGCGCTCATTTCAGCTATTTCAATCGAAGGCAGTAATTCGCCCTCAAAAGGAAACAGTTAACAAATGTTTTGATCCTAGTGCAAGGGAATGGATGCCCATTGAGAACCCAAAAGTGAAAAAAGCAATGGATAATGAGCTGGGAAAAGTGGCGACGCAACTGAATAGGGCCTCGGTTAAGGATCCTGAATATATAAAGCAAACAGTCGAAGCGAGTCTTGCCGCCGTTTATAGTCGCGCCAAAGATCAATGTTGTCAGCGTCTGGTAGATCTTGGACACACCATTATTCCTCTAAGTTATCAGCGTGAAATTGGCGAGGCAGCACAGAATGTGGGATTGCCCTGTATTGAAAAGAACGGCATATTTACTCCCAATGGGGCCGGCGCCAACCCTTTATTAAATAACATTTTAGGTTCTGCGCGCACAAAGTTTCCCTCGAATTTTAAAGCAGAATCTGAAAGAGAATCTAATACCACCTATGTGCATAGTAAGCTGCTGGAGGTCGTAGAGCCATATGCCCAAAAGAGCAAGAGAGTCTCCTTAATTGGGTTCGCTCAAAAGCTGGAGGAAATAGCAAATAAACATGAGAAACCACCGGTGGCAAGAATATTCCGAGAAACGCATCTCTGATTTCAGGGGGGCAAGATCACGTTTGCTGGCGTAGGTCGATGTAGGAAAAAACGACGTCACGACAGCTGAACTACCCTAGCAGCCTGTCGGACTTAAGACTGATCTACTACGGAAAAGCTGGATTTGGCCATATTTCACGTATTTTCTCGTTGAATAGCCAGCTATTCGGCTCAAAAACCCACGAAATCTGTCTCAAACCGGTTTTTCCCTCGCTACGATCGCTTAAGTCTGACTAACTGCTAGTTAGTTGGACCGTATAAAAGTTATTGGCATACTTTGCACCAGCCCTTTTTCTACCAATTGCTGGCGATACTTTGCCATTTGATACTGCCAACCCGGATCTGAATGCAGTAGCTGCTTTTCATCCGCGTCATCATAGAAACGTCCATGCCGCCAAACTTAGCACGCTACTTATAGAAGGATGCGGCATGCGTGCCGTACTCGCGGCAAAGATTGAGGACGGCTGAGCTAGATTCGGCCTGCTTTAAAATCGCCATAATCTGGCTATCAGAAAACCTGCTGCTTTCATGTAGATGCTCCTCAAACACTGCGAGAAAACTCTACTTAAAAATGAGCTGGTTTTGTGGGGGAGGGGGATTATCAACCGCTTGCTTGGGCAATAAAGGGGAGGTAAAACAACATGATATTGCAGGGTATATCAGCATCCTGTTTCCTGTTTTTATGTGAAGGGTACGGAGGACGCTACTCTAAAAAGCGTTGTTGCCATGCTAGATAAAGCGCATAAGTGTGCCGCGAATATTCGTCCTTATCTTTAAATTGGCTGGCATGGAGTGGATCAAAAATATGATAATGGGCTACTTTATTTGGGGCGCAAATGATCTGCCATATTTTTTGCAGTAGTGTGGTATTTGGACCCCATTCAAAAGCCTCTTGCGCTTCGTAATGTAAAAAAACAGGTAAGATTGGCACGCCTGTTTCTAATGAAACGGTAAATGCGCCATAAAGAAATTTATCCCATAAACGCCGGCCTTTGCAGCCGCCTTCTGGATAAAGCGCAATTGAATAGCCTGCTTGTACTGCACTGATCATATTTTGCAAGGCCGCTTGCCGAGCGTCTTTTTGCTCACGGCGCACAAATAAAGTCCCCGCCGCCTCAGCAATTCTCCCAACAAACCACCAGTCACGCACTTCGGCTTTGGCCAGATTTCTAACGGGGAAAAAAGCCGGAATGCCAACGTCTTCAAAGACTGAAGGGTGATTGGCGATCAGAATATACTGCCGAGGAAGTGGTGCTTGATGGTGTTGGTGTAATCGCAGCTCGACCCCCAGCGCCCTTACAAAACAACGACACCAGCTCTGAAATAGTTTGGGGTAAAAACCGAGCCAAGCTATAGGCAGGCGGGCTAAGGCCATCATCAAAAGTGTAAAACATAGCAGATCAAGCCCAGCAATGAGAAGACGAAGCCATTTTGCAAGCCAAAGCATGGGAGTTCTCCACTGAGCGATGGTGGTGCTGGGATAAAATGCAAAAATATGGCATAAGTATGTTTATATATAGATCAAAGCTGCTTGCGTACGGCGCTTACAAAAAACGAGCTCAGGGTAAAAAACCTGCCAGTTTGTTTTCTAGCACCCTTGGATTTTCACCATTGGCGATGGCGACTAAGCCTTCAAGTAGCATTTCACGACGTTTTATTTCGGTTTGAATATGTTGTTTTAGCTTGTGAGCAATGGGCAAAAACAACAGGTTGGCCATGGCAACGCCATAAATGGTGGCGACAAAGGCAACGGCAATGCCTGCGCCTAGCTTGGATGGATCGGTTAGGTTTTCCATTACATGAATCAGCCCCATCACCGCGCCAATAATGCCGATAGTAGGGGAGTAGCCACCGGCCGCTTCCCAAATTTTAGCGGCAGAGCGTGCACGATCTTCAAATGAATCGATATCAAGTTCCATTGCGCGGCGAATCACTTCTGGTTCGGCTCCGTCTACAACCATTTGCAGAGCGCGTTTTACAAAAATATCTTTTTCGCTTTGCACATATGCTTCTAAAGCAAGCAAACCTCCACGACGAGCTTGCTGGCTCCAGTTTAATAACACACCCAGTTGTTTTTTAAAATCGTGTTGAGGGGGGATAAACACCCACTTCACCATTTTTACGCCAGCAATAAAGTGATCTTGCCGAGTTTGCAACATGACGGCCCCAAGGGTGCCACCTGTCACAATTAAAAATGCCGTGGCTTGCATCAAGGATGCAACGTGGCCACCTTCTAAAATTTGGCCAAGAATCACAGCGGTTAAACCAAGTAAAACTCCAAAAATACTAATTTTATCCATATGTTTTTATCAACTCGTCCAATCGCCTAATCTGGCCCTTAAGCGGGCAATGGCTTGGCTGTGTAGCTGGCAAACTCGAGACTCGGTTACGCCTAGTACGGCACCAATTTCTTTAAGGTTTAGTTCTTCATCGTAGTACAGAGCCATAACCAGTTTTTCACGTTCGGGTAGCTCGTCGATGCCCCTGATTAAATTTCGCTGAAAATTTGCATCCGCAAGTTGCTGCAGCGGGTTAATTGCATGGTCGGCAGAGTATTGAACGTTGTGGTGGTTTTCATCTTCGTCTTCAATATCTTCGAGGTGCACCAGTTGGTGGCCTCGCGCTTCGCTGAGCATGTTTTGATAGGCTTCTAAATCGAGCTGTAGGTGTTGGGCGACTTCGCTTTCTAGTGGTGCTCTGCCTAGTTTGTGCCCTAGGGCTAACATCGCGGCTTCAATTTCGCGCATATGCTTACGGGCGTGGCGGGGCATCCAATCGGAGCTTCTTAATTCATCAAGCATGGCGCCACGAATGCGTTGTGAGGCAAAAGTTTCAAACAGTACGCCCGCATTTGGATCAAAGTTTTTTGCCGCTTCCATCAAGCCCATCATACCCACTTGAATCAAATCATCGACTTCTACACTCGCAGGCAAACGGCTCACCATATGATAGGCGATCCGTTTGACCAAGGGCGCATGCCGAGAGACATAATCCTCGTCTTGGCTTGCCTGAGTCTGACGATAAAGGGAGAGTGCGCGTGGCGCTGCCATTTGTTTCTACTATGAGGAGGCTTAAATCAGTTTAGCCGACCGTCTAAGAAGTTGGGAGCGAAATCAGTTTGCGTTCTAATTGTTTAAGGGTATTAGCGAGCGCTTGATCTAATCCTGCAGCTATATCGTTAGCACTCATTCCAGATAAGGGCTCACTTGCCGTAAGAATAGTGTCGAGTATAACAGGGGATTTCGCTGAGCTTAAGCGTATGTGCAGTTTTGCAACGGCGAGAGGCTGGGCTTGTAAATCGGTATGTAGCGTGAGTAATTCACCCTTGAGTTGGTAATCTGCGGTTTGCTTTGAATATAAGGGCAGCACTTCGCGAAATAAGCCACTGCTTTTTAACCAAGTTTGCGTATGAGTGGTGATAAGCCCTGTGGGGGAGGAGAGCCATTCACGGTAAGGATCTTTGACAAAGCGTTGGGTGCTTTCGCGGTAAAAAAAATTACGCTCGCCAAACGGGGCTTGGGCGCTAAAGGCATTTATTTGTAGTGTGCCTTTAAATTGCACCGCATGGCTAGGCCCGCTGCGCTCAATCACGGGTAAGTACGTTTCTTTGCTAGGGGTCGTGGTGCCGCAGGCGGCGATCAAAGCACTACAAAGTAAAATAATTAGGCGTTTCATAGGTATGCGGCCATTTTAGAGTTATTTTTTTATGGTAAGAGGTCGACGCTTTTTACTGCGGAACATCCGTTATTTATTTGGTAAAACATAAGGCGCAGGTGGTTTGCCAAGCAGTAGCCCAGTTGGATTAGCCCTTGCTGCTTCACTCATCACGCGTAAGTCTTCACTGATTTGTTGCATATTATTTAGTGTGCTATCTAAGCCGCCTTCATGTTGCTCTAGTAGTTTATCTAGGCGGCTAAAGCTACTTTCCATTTTCTGTAAGCTACCAACCAGATGTGGGTTTTCTAGCAGGGCGCGTGCCTGCTTGGCACTGGCGGCTAGATCGCTTGGGGCGCTGGCCCATGCCGGATCGGTCAGAAGCGTTTGTAAGGCTTGATTGCTGCTACGGGCTTCGTGCATAAGGCCACTGGCTTCGCTGCTGAGCTCAGAAAAGGGGATCTTTTCTAACTTTTCTGTAATCAACAGCATTTTTTGTGCGAGCGCTTGCAAAGGAATGTCATTCATCTTGCTATTCGCTGTGCTTAATACCTGATTTAAATTACTGATTAAGCCTTCAATATCTAGTTTTTGTAGGCGTATAGCAAGATTTTGGGTGGAGTTAACGAGTTGCGCCATCGTGCTTCTAGTCGATGGAATATACAGATGCTTAGGCTGCCATTGCATGGTAAGGCTGGGATTGCGTTCTAAATCTTGATAGTCAATTTCTAGGTAGCTGGTGCCCGTTAGGCCCTGAGGATTAAGCCGAACCCGCAGGCCTTTGGCGATTTCTTTATCTAAATAGCTTTGATCAGGAAACGGCATGTTTTTGCCACCAAATAGCTCGGGGCGAAGTTTGGCTTCGATCAGCACATATTGTTGGCGCTCATTGGGGGATAAATCCTGCTGATAGCGTGAATAGGTAAAGCCAATATGGCTGACTTCCCCTACGACCACGCCGCGATATTTTACTTTGGACCCAATATCAATACCCTGCACCGATTCATTAAAATAGCTTTCTAGGGTAATGGTGGAGCGCGTCCAGTGGCCCGCGCCAAAGTAGATGGCGAGAATAAGACATATGCAGAGCGCGGATAGAACAAATAGGCCTAGGCGATAATAGTGCTTTTGAGCGGTCATAATTTGGCCAGATATAAATAATAATTAATACGTATGCCGAGTAAAAAAATCGCTAACCCGTGGGTTGGGATCTGCAGCTAGCGTTTTCGGCGCGCCGATGGCAATCACGCCTTGTGCTTGTTTATCCAGCATGATGGCGCGGTCTGCAATGGTGAAAATACTGGCTAGCTCGTGGGTGACCACAATAAAAGTGGTATGCAGGCTATGCGCTAATTGCAAAATCAAGGCATCTAACTCGGCGGCGGTGATTGGGTCTAGCCCTGCTGATGGCTCGTCTAAAAACAAAACCTGAGGGTCTAGGGCGAGGGCGCGGGCAATGGCGGCACGTTTTTGCATCCCACCTGATAGCGCGCTGGGTAAAAAATCTGCATAGGCATCTAGCCCTACCAAGCGTAATTTTAAGCGGGCGACGATTTCACGGGCGGCAGCATTAAGCGGGGTATATTCTGCCAGCGGCAGCATGACGTTTTCTAGCACCGTTAGCGAGCCAAATAGCGCCCCCGATTGATACATCACGCCAATACGGGCCAAGATGCGTTGGCGCACTTCGCCTTGAGCACTAATGATGTCTTCGTCGCCAATCAGCACCGTGCCTTGTTGCGCGGGCAAAAGGCCGATCATATGTTTGAGTAGGGTAGATTTGCCACAGCCAGAGCCACCTAGGATGGTAATGATTTCACCCTTGTTAACCTCAAAGCTCACATCACGCAAGATAACGTGATCGCCATAGCCGCATTGCAATTGTTTGACTTTAATAATGGCGTGTTGCATTACCACCTCAATAAATAGAAAACAAAAGCAAACAGGCCATCGCTGATCACAATTGCAACAATGCTGCTCACAACGGCTTGCGTGGTAGCCGCACCTACGGCACTGGCTCCGCTGCCTGCTTGCAACCCCCTAAAACAACCAATCAGCGCGATTTCCAAACCGAAGATCGCCGCCTTAAATAGGCCCCCGCAAAGTCGCCCAGATGCACAATGCTTGAAACGCGTGTGATATAGGTTTGGATGGGGATATTAAAACTTAGCATCACAATCGCTGCACCTATCAAGCCAATTAACACAGCACAAGCCGATAGCAGCGGTGCCATTAGCGTGGTGGCAATCACTCTGGGTAGTACTAAATAGCGTATTGGATTGAGGCCTAAGGTGGTCAGGGCATTTAATTCTTCGTTTACTTTCATGCTGGCAAGCTCTGCGGCAAATGCCGCCCCAGTGCGCCCAGCTAATAAAATTGCCATCATTAAGGGAGCCAGCTCACGGACCAAGGAGAGGCCCACTAAATCGGCAACAAACATTTCTGCGCCAAATTGGCGCATCGGAATCGCTGATTGAAACGCTAAAATCATCCCTAGTAAGGCAGCAATCAGTGCCACGATAGGCAGTGCATCCGCGCCATTTTTACTAGCGGTGGTGAAAATCTCTGTAATGCGCAATTTACTGGGTGAGCGCAGCACTTGATGCATTGCAGCGCTTAGCTCGCCTAGATAGGTGATGGCACAGCGCATCGCCGTATTATGCTCAGCCGTTGCTTTGCCAAGGGTGGTGAGCCAGCCTATTTTTGCAGGGATAGGCGCTTGATAGAGAGGTGTATCTGCTTGAAAGGCATCAAGTAGCTCGGTAAAAGGAGGTGCTAAGTCCTTAATCCTGGCCCCGCCTTGAATGAGCAGATAAAACAGGGCCACACCGGCCCCATCACAATAAGTTACTTTGCTGGCATCTACTTCGCAGACACCAAGTGTGCTGGCCTGAGCCCAAAGTGGGGCAACTGCCTGGGCGTTTAATCGGCCTGAGAGTTGTAGAACTTTGCCCTCGGGAAAGGTTTGAATTTCAATTTGAGCCATTGAAGATCTTAATTTAAGTTTGTGCTGTAAGGACGGAGCGCAGCATACACCAATCGTTGCTTATGTAAGATTTAATAGAATTTACATAGGTAGTTAAAGAAAAGTTTAATTGTACTTAATTGTAAATACCTAGTGCCTTACAAAATTTACAATTTACCTTGATTTAGCAGTGATTCCTACTGTTTAGCTTACAAAAGTAGCTTGCTTGTTAACTCTTTGAATGATTGATTGCTACATAGCATTGCACCACTGGCCCTGTGCTAATTAAATTCTTGGTCAATGTGATTATCATGAGTGGGCTGTTGACGTTTCATTCGTCATTGCGCTGAGCCGGAAAACGGCCCAGCCCTTCGGGTTAGCTACATTTTTGGGGCGGCATGGCTTGCCTTGTTCAGCCCCAAAACTGCAGCCAATGCAGCCGCGAATGAAGCGCCAATAGACACTAGGCTGTTATGTTCTTTTAAATAGATGGCATGAGCATTACGGCATTGATGAGCAAACCGATCTGCTTAGTTACTTGATGCATTTGTTTAAGCGGCACAAGTAGGCGAGGGATTTATGGAGGTCATGCCACTTGGGTAGCCGCTTTTTGGGAGCAGTGTTTTTATCCAAGGCTATTCGATGGTTTTAAGCTGCTTAATGTTGGAGCTGCTCGGTAAGCAGGCGGCTGGATTCAACTAAGCGATAAAGAAAGCCGGTGCGATCTAGGCAGTGGCTGGGTTTACGCCAGCGCAGCATCACATCGGCGAGTTGCCGAAAAGCATGGCTGGATTCTGCATCGGGGAAAGCATCCAGCACCGTACGGCCTAAGCGTCCTGCTCTTTGTAGTTTTTCGTCTTCGGGCACATAGCCAATCAGCTTCATTTGCGCTGCATCGCCTAAATACTGTTTGGCAACGCTTTTTAGGCGGTTGAAAATCAGCCCCGCCTCGGTAATGGTATCGACACGATTCACTAAAATTCTAAATTCACGCCTTGCGTATTCTGTGCTGAGCAATTTAATGGTGGCGTAAGCATCGGTTAGCGATTCGGCGCTATTGGAAACTATCACTATCACATCATCGGCCGCCAAGCTGAGACAGGGTACGCCGTGGCTGGCGGAGGGGCGGGTATCGAGCAGCAAAAATTCAGCATACTGGATGAGTTGCTCAAACTCGGCCGATAGCCAAGTTAACTCCCGCTCGTTCAAGCTGCTTAGCACCGTAGCTTTAGCGCAGATAGGCAGGATAGAAAAGCCTGCATCGGTTGCTAGTAGGGTATCGGCAAGGGTCACTTCACGGCGGAGCACATGGTCTAGCTCGTGTTTTTGTTCTAGACGCATGCGGTGCGCCACATTGCCCATGCCGCTAAATTCATCTAATAGAATCACTTCACGATTGCGCTCGGCCAGTGCTGCGGCTAGGTTAATTGCCAGCGTGGTGGTGCCACTGCCACCGCGCCCACCATTTAAGCTGATGCTGCGGCAGGGTATGGGGGCAATCATGGCGCGCAGGCCAGCGGCTTGATCGAGCCACA
This genomic interval from Iodobacter fluviatilis contains the following:
- a CDS encoding RNA polymerase sigma factor FliA yields the protein MAAPRALSLYRQTQASQDEDYVSRHAPLVKRIAYHMVSRLPASVEVDDLIQVGMMGLMEAAKNFDPNAGVLFETFASQRIRGAMLDELRSSDWMPRHARKHMREIEAAMLALGHKLGRAPLESEVAQHLQLDLEAYQNMLSEARGHQLVHLEDIEDEDENHHNVQYSADHAINPLQQLADANFQRNLIRGIDELPEREKLVMALYYDEELNLKEIGAVLGVTESRVCQLHSQAIARLRARLGDWTS
- a CDS encoding ABC transporter substrate-binding protein, whose translation is MAIALYWLLQVNKPLRKFSNPKYRSGLLLAVFFSSPLHAKNVEILHWWTSPGEASAVQAAKQQLESQNLQWQDFAVMGGAGENAMSVLQQRINAGNPPLAATIGGIKIQAWGDKLANISQLATEQSWNKLLPPILNEMVQYKGQYVAVPLGISRVNTLWINKHLLDKSGAKVPKTWDEFIATAKLLQKAGITPLSVGQQGWQVATLFESLALGIGGADFYRKAFIELDAAALSSPTMLQALSMLKRLKAYTSPHSAAEWSSATAKLIHGQAAMQFMGDWAKSEFTVAGQVAGVDYLCVPAPSQNQAYSFAADTMTLFQLQSPSQQKAQQAFASTMMSKATQINFNLHKGNFPARNDVSLEKFDACAKESAQNFNLASSKNILVPSWSHNMAQYDATRSVFFDIIFSYWKNNNISPAKAAERLVLAAKTLEK
- a CDS encoding DNA translocase FtsK: MAIFRKKNVANVSSRAALPPQIAILLRESWWFILVVLVIYLVLVLSTYSPFDPGWSHSATRPEIHNRGGAVGAWIADVLLYLFGFSAWWWVGFCFSAILWGYRRIDHVSDGARPTVLFACIGFLLIILSSSSFEALRLHSLTAALPQAPGGILGVSLGGWLYLSFGFSGSTLFLVATLCIGVSLFTGLSWLHLMENLGTAIELAFLKTQDAIQAYQDRKIGREATVIRSEKVTSEKKRFEEKAPVRIEATHSEAPAVPKPLSKKAQEEQQKATQVPLFNAEDLPLITGNQALPSIKLLTPAPPAKETISKDTLEFTSRLIEKKLADFNVEVKVIAAYPGPVITRYEIEPAVGVKGSQIVNLMKDLSRALGLVSIRVVETIPDKTCMGLELPNPSRQIIRLSEILSSEPYHAMGSKLTIALGKDITGKPIVTDLGKAPHMLVAGTTGSGKSVGVNAMILSLVYKATANEVRFIMIDPKMLELSVYEGIPHLLAPVVTDMKLAANALNWCVAEMEKRYRLMSTFGVRNLAGYNQKIREAEKAGKPLTNPFTLTPEDPERLEHLPFIVVVVDEFADLIMVAGKKIEELIARLAQKARAAGIHLILATQRPSVDVITGLIKANIPTRLAFQVSSKIDSRTILDQMGAEALLGQGDMLFLPPGSGYPLRVHGAFVDDNEVHQVVENLKQQGEPNYIDGILNGGFEAEAAAGGGNSESNNESDPLYDEAVAFVLKSRRASISSVQRQLRIGYNRAARLIEQMEASGLVSGMETNGNRTVLAPASE
- a CDS encoding CesT family type III secretion system chaperone is translated as MPSVQCNLLIRELFQYLELPVDHDAIFGDFVGLLVDGRYSIFFESIAPDTLLLEVNLGSYPEEDLAFSHLCLKHNQISSDHYQPIISLTEDQQLVCWLKLSLPVPDLSALLSAFDALLVLVETLITASTHSYFPEEKNKLWLTSAY
- a CDS encoding lysophospholipid acyltransferase family protein, translating into MLWLAKWLRLLIAGLDLLCFTLLMMALARLPIAWLGFYPKLFQSWCRCFVRALGVELRLHQHHQAPLPRQYILIANHPSVFEDVGIPAFFPVRNLAKAEVRDWWFVGRIAEAAGTLFVRREQKDARQAALQNMISAVQAGYSIALYPEGGCKGRRLWDKFLYGAFTVSLETGVPILPVFLHYEAQEAFEWGPNTTLLQKIWQIICAPNKVAHYHIFDPLHASQFKDKDEYSRHTYALYLAWQQRFLE
- a CDS encoding ABC-type transport auxiliary lipoprotein family protein encodes the protein MKRLIILLCSALIAACGTTTPSKETYLPVIERSGPSHAVQFKGTLQINAFSAQAPFGERNFFYRESTQRFVKDPYREWLSSPTGLITTHTQTWLKSSGLFREVLPLYSKQTADYQLKGELLTLHTDLQAQPLAVAKLHIRLSSAKSPVILDTILTASEPLSGMSANDIAAGLDQALANTLKQLERKLISLPTS
- a CDS encoding flagellar motor protein — translated: MDKISIFGVLLGLTAVILGQILEGGHVASLMQATAFLIVTGGTLGAVMLQTRQDHFIAGVKMVKWVFIPPQHDFKKQLGVLLNWSQQARRGGLLALEAYVQSEKDIFVKRALQMVVDGAEPEVIRRAMELDIDSFEDRARSAAKIWEAAGGYSPTIGIIGAVMGLIHVMENLTDPSKLGAGIAVAFVATIYGVAMANLLFLPIAHKLKQHIQTEIKRREMLLEGLVAIANGENPRVLENKLAGFLP